A window of the Henckelia pumila isolate YLH828 chromosome 3, ASM3356847v2, whole genome shotgun sequence genome harbors these coding sequences:
- the LOC140891555 gene encoding uncharacterized protein: MQKVPSLVDLCIQVAIDNLRYLGDVGETDSYLLDRILPHCTVDQLMHIENSTEGRDLSPVTDELWKKFYMRQFGTESVDIVAERMRQKRVVFKWKQLYEAKLKEREEATQKSLDRVKKRYQEENARKQSRQVQLCTKIPPSSRKRSFESGSSICNAKSGLMKKAKLEFLNSHEVKNLAAMKNKAVHRSNNSFSVPSVKKPSSYSGLAAASSLSKLAKPVQKRI, encoded by the exons ATGCAGAAAGTACCTTCTTTAGTTGATTTATGCATTCAGGTGGCAATAGATAATCTTCGATATCTAGGAGATGTTGGAGAGACAGACAGTTATCTCTTGGACCGCATTCTACCCCACTGTACAGTTGACCAATTGATGCATATTGAGAACAGTACAGAA GGGAGAGATCTAAGCCCTGTAACTGATGAGCTGTGGAAAAAGTTTTACATGCGCCAATTTGGCACTGAAAGTGTCGATATCGTGGCTGAGAGGATGAGACAGAAACGAGTGGTCTTTAAATGGAAACAATTGTATGAG GCAAAGCTTAAAGAAAGAGAAGAGGCGACACAAAAGTCTCTTGATCGGGTAAAGAAAAGATATCAAGAAGAGAATGCTA GGAAACAAAGTCGACAAGTTCAGCTGTGCACAAAGATTCCACCTTCAAGCAGAAAAAGAAGCTTTGAAA GTGGAAGTAGCATCTGCAATGCTAAGAGTGGCTTGATGAAGAAGGCAAAGCTGGAATTCCTCAACAG CCATGAGGTTAAGAACTTAGCAGCAATGAAGAATAAGGCGGTGCACAGGAGCAACAA TTCTTTCAGTGTTCCGTCCGTGAAGAAACCAAGTTCGTATTCTGGGTTAGCTGCTGCTTCTTCTTTGTCCAAATTGGCTaagccagttcaaaagaggatTTAG
- the LOC140886736 gene encoding citrate synthase, glyoxysomal, translating into MGSVDHSTVARGRLAVLSAHLSAPNDKSGTVSSGILESSTCSAAVEPPMDLRGSLSIIDQRTGKRYEVQVSEEGTIKATDLKKISTGKNDKGLKLYDPGYLNTAPVRSSICYIDGDEGVLRYRGYPIEELAEGSSFLEVAYLLMYGNLPSESQLADWEFAVSQHSAVPQGILDIIQSMPHDAHPMGVLVSAMSALSVFHPDANPALKGQELYKSKQVRDKQIVRILGKAPTIAAAAYLRMAGRPPVLPSGNLSYSENFLYMLDSLGNRTYTPNPRLARALDILFVLHAEHEMNCSTAAARHLASSGVDVYTALAGAVGALYGPLHGGANEAVLKMLGEIGSIDNIPEFIEGVKNRKRKMSGFGHRVYKNYDPRAKVIKKLAEEVFSIVGRDPLIEVAMALEKAALSDEYFVKRKLYPNVDFYSGLIYRAMGFPTEFFPVLFAIPRMAGYLSHWRESLDDPDTKIMRPAQVYTGVWLRHYMPLKERMLSAEADKLGRVSISNATKRRLAGSGA; encoded by the exons ATGGGAAGCGTCGATCATTCTACGGTTGCTCGAGGCCGCTTAGCAGTGCTCTCAGCTCATCTCTCAGCTCCAAATGATAAATCCGGCACCGTTTCATCCGGAATCCTGGAATCTTCCACCTGCTCCGCCGCCGTGGAGCCTCCTATGGATCTCAGAGGATCGCTGTCAATTATCGATCAGCGTACCGGTAAAAGGTACGAGGTTCAGGTATCCGAAGAAGGCACTATCAAAGCCACCGACTTGAAAAAG ATATCGACGGGTAAGAATGATAAGGGGCTCAAGCTTTATGATCCTGGATATCTTAACACGGCTCCGGTTCGATCATCAATTTGCTACATTGATGGTGATGAAGGGGTTCTTAGATACAGGGGTTACCCTATTGAGGAACTGGCCGAGGGGAGTTCCTTTCTGGAAGTGGCTTATCTTTTGA TGTACGGTAATTTACCATCTGAAAGTCAGTTGGCAGATTGGGAATTTGCTGTTTCACAGCATTCAGCTGTTCCACAAGGGATATTG GATATTATACAGTCGATGCCCCATGATGCACACCCAATGGGTGTCCTTGTCAGTGCAATGAGTGCTCTTTCTGTCTTTCATCCAGATGCTAATCCAGCTTTAAAA GGGCAAGAGTTATATAAGTCTAAACAAGTGAGAGACAAACAAATAGTGCGCATACTGGGGAAG GCACCAACTATAGCTGCTGCCGCATATTTGAGGATGGCCGGTAGGCCACCTGTTCTACCATCCGGCAACCTTTCATACTCAGAGAACTTCTTATATATGCTTGATTCATT GGGCAACAGAACTTATACACCAAATCCTCGACTTGCTCGTGCTCTCGATATTCTTTTTGTATTGCACGCAGAACATGAAATGAATTGCTCCACTGCTGCTGCTAGGCATCTAGCTTCAAG TGGTGTCGATGTGTATACAGCCCTTGCTGGAGCAGTTGGAGCCTTGTATGGTCCCCTTCATGGTGGAGCCAACGAG GCTGTGCTCAAGATGCTGGGTGAGATTGGAAGTATTGACAACATACCAGAGTTCATTGAAGGTGTAAAAAATAG GAAGCGCAAAATGTCTGGTTTCGGGCACCGTGTCTACAAAAATTACGATCCCCGAGCAAAGGTTATCAAGAAACTTGCTGAAGAAGTATTTTCGATTGTTGGCAGGGATCCTCTAATAGAG GTGGCCATGGCTTTGGAGAAAGCTGCCCTATCAGACGAATATTTTGTGAAGCGGAAGTTGTATCCCAATGTTGACTTCTATTCTGGTTTAATTTATAG GGCAATGGGTTTTCCCACAGAGTTCTTTCCTGTTTTGTTTGCAATTCCTCGAATGGCTGGTTATTTGTCCCACTGGAGAGAATCCCTGGATGATCCCGACACAAAGATAATGAGACCAGCACAG GTGTACACCGGTGTATGGCTACGACACTACATGCCCCTAAAAGAACGGATGTTGTCTGCAGAAGCTGATAAACTTGGTCGAGTGTCCATCTCGAATGCAACAAAGAGGCGACTGGCTGGATCCGGAGCCTAG